One region of Haloprofundus salilacus genomic DNA includes:
- a CDS encoding ferritin-like domain-containing protein: MNIETLHDLFTYRLQSAYYLETELVDVLDELATAANVDALDEVADPSIRDELLDAFETHREETRTHVNRIETVFETIERRPEMKEVPMLDGLVDGTERFNNLVLNDALRLPYYLDAAATVEELELRLYDRLLGLAEALDLPEEATDALAANRSDEQHALERLEALDDDDEMAAALEELAAQSPET; the protein is encoded by the coding sequence ATGAACATCGAAACGCTCCACGACCTGTTCACGTACCGCCTGCAGAGCGCCTACTACCTCGAAACCGAACTCGTCGACGTTCTCGACGAACTCGCCACCGCCGCGAACGTCGACGCGCTCGACGAGGTGGCGGACCCGTCGATTCGCGACGAACTGCTCGACGCCTTCGAGACGCACCGCGAAGAGACTCGAACCCACGTCAACCGCATCGAGACGGTGTTCGAGACCATCGAGCGCCGGCCGGAGATGAAGGAGGTGCCGATGCTGGACGGTCTCGTCGACGGAACCGAGCGATTCAACAACCTCGTACTGAACGACGCGCTCAGACTCCCGTACTACCTTGACGCCGCCGCGACCGTCGAGGAACTCGAACTCCGACTGTATGACCGCCTGCTCGGACTCGCGGAGGCGCTAGACCTTCCGGAGGAGGCGACCGACGCGCTAGCGGCGAACCGTTCGGACGAGCAGCACGCGCTGGAGAGACTCGAAGCCCTCGACGACGACGACGAGATGGCCGCTGCGCTCGAAGAACTAGCCGCGCAGAGTCCCGAAACCTGA
- a CDS encoding dodecin family protein, with product MTVVKIVKVLGTSEESWQDAAEEAFRQANKTIDDISGIEIKDWTADVENDEIVEYHATAEVAFLVHDPE from the coding sequence ATGACCGTAGTGAAAATCGTCAAAGTGCTCGGTACGTCGGAAGAGTCGTGGCAGGACGCCGCTGAAGAGGCGTTCAGACAGGCGAACAAGACCATCGACGACATCAGCGGCATCGAGATCAAAGACTGGACGGCCGACGTCGAGAACGACGAGATCGTCGAGTACCACGCGACGGCGGAGGTGGCGTTCCTCGTACACGACCCCGAGTAG
- a CDS encoding SRPBCC family protein, with product MTAESQPSAEGDPGVVTGAPDPPNAQLGISNRVASAVVGGALVLLGLRRRSLVGAVLVLVGGWLLYRGGSGQRRPGLTGSESVSSVGSDRREHRDGEASPAPMDVERSTTVGKSADELDDLWRDPETLTRVVGGVAEVNLEDEDMGRYRWRVDAPLGRTLTGETRIVEDCPGEFLRWESVENAAVSTEGSLRFRPAPAGRGTEVTLRLRFDPPGGPVGGTAMNLLGFVPETLASSVLYRFKSLAETGEIPTLERNPSARGKGDLV from the coding sequence ATGACCGCAGAATCGCAGCCGTCGGCCGAAGGCGATCCCGGAGTCGTCACAGGCGCACCGGACCCCCCGAACGCCCAACTCGGAATCTCGAACCGGGTCGCCTCCGCGGTCGTCGGCGGGGCGCTCGTGCTGCTCGGTCTCAGGCGTCGCTCGCTCGTCGGGGCGGTGTTGGTACTCGTCGGCGGCTGGCTCCTCTACCGCGGCGGCAGCGGACAGCGCCGCCCCGGGTTGACGGGGTCAGAGTCCGTCAGTTCCGTCGGTTCCGACCGTCGGGAGCACCGAGACGGCGAAGCGTCGCCGGCTCCGATGGACGTCGAGCGCTCGACGACTGTCGGGAAGTCGGCGGACGAACTCGACGACCTGTGGCGCGACCCGGAGACACTGACCCGGGTCGTCGGCGGCGTCGCCGAGGTGAACCTCGAAGACGAAGACATGGGGCGATACCGCTGGCGAGTCGACGCTCCGCTCGGACGAACCCTGACGGGGGAGACTCGAATCGTCGAAGACTGCCCCGGCGAGTTCCTGCGCTGGGAGTCGGTCGAGAACGCAGCCGTCTCCACCGAAGGCTCCCTGCGGTTTCGGCCGGCACCCGCCGGCCGGGGAACCGAGGTGACGCTCCGCCTCCGGTTCGACCCGCCGGGCGGTCCGGTCGGCGGTACGGCGATGAACCTCCTGGGTTTCGTCCCCGAGACGCTCGCTTCCTCGGTTCTCTACCGCTTCAAGAGCCTCGCGGAGACAGGCGAGATTCCAACGCTCGAACGCAACCCCTCGGCCCGTGGGAAGGGTGATCTGGTGTGA
- a CDS encoding zinc-dependent alcohol dehydrogenase: protein MRALCWEGVNDLQVETVPEPELVNPRDVVLRVTLSTTCGSDLHFIDGYLPTMREGDVIGHEFMGEVVEVGRKVETVEEGDRVVVPSFIGCGNCHYCQTDQWSLCDNTNPNPELQEPVLGYPTAGIYGYTHAFGGYAGSHAEYVRVPHADEDCFVVPDELSDEQALFASDAWPTGYMGADFCDIEPGDTVAVWGCGGVGLMAQQSAALMGAEHVVGIDRFPERLKMAERDAGSETIDYTDVDSVVDELKRLTGGRGPDACIDAVGMEAHGTGIAHTYDRAKQSMKLHTDRGDALRQAIRACRKGGTLSILGVYGLMDKFPLGVIMNKGLTVRTAQQHGQRYVPQLLDHIVEDEMDPSYLATHTMSLEDSPRGYEMFKEKEDGCVRAVFEP, encoded by the coding sequence GTGAGAGCGCTCTGCTGGGAGGGCGTCAACGACCTGCAGGTCGAGACCGTCCCCGAACCCGAACTCGTAAACCCCCGGGACGTGGTCCTCCGCGTGACGCTGTCGACGACGTGCGGTTCCGACCTCCACTTCATCGACGGCTACCTCCCGACGATGCGCGAGGGCGACGTCATCGGCCACGAATTCATGGGCGAGGTCGTCGAAGTCGGTCGCAAGGTGGAGACCGTCGAGGAGGGCGACCGCGTGGTCGTCCCCTCGTTCATCGGCTGTGGGAACTGCCACTACTGTCAGACCGACCAGTGGTCGCTCTGTGACAACACGAATCCGAACCCCGAGTTACAGGAGCCGGTGCTCGGCTACCCGACCGCCGGAATTTACGGCTACACGCACGCCTTCGGCGGCTATGCCGGGTCGCACGCCGAGTACGTCCGCGTCCCCCACGCCGACGAGGACTGCTTCGTCGTCCCCGACGAATTGAGCGACGAGCAGGCGCTTTTCGCCTCCGATGCGTGGCCGACCGGCTACATGGGCGCGGACTTCTGCGACATCGAACCCGGCGATACGGTCGCCGTCTGGGGCTGCGGCGGCGTCGGACTGATGGCTCAACAGAGCGCCGCGCTCATGGGCGCAGAGCACGTCGTCGGCATCGATCGCTTCCCCGAGCGACTGAAGATGGCTGAGCGGGACGCCGGTTCGGAGACCATCGACTACACCGATGTCGACAGCGTCGTCGACGAACTGAAGCGGCTGACCGGCGGCCGCGGTCCGGACGCCTGCATCGACGCCGTGGGGATGGAGGCGCACGGCACCGGCATCGCCCACACGTACGACCGCGCGAAGCAGTCGATGAAGCTACACACCGACCGCGGCGACGCGCTCCGGCAGGCCATCCGTGCCTGTCGCAAGGGCGGGACGCTGTCGATTCTCGGCGTCTACGGCCTGATGGACAAGTTCCCGCTCGGCGTCATCATGAACAAGGGCCTCACCGTCCGCACCGCCCAACAGCACGGCCAGCGCTATGTGCCGCAACTGTTGGACCATATCGTCGAAGACGAGATGGACCCGTCGTATCTGGCGACGCACACGATGTCGCTCGAGGATTCGCCGCGCGGCTACGAGATGTTCAAAGAGAAGGAAGACGGGTGTGTGAGGGCGGTGTTCGAGCCGTAG